The following is a genomic window from Apodemus sylvaticus chromosome 10, mApoSyl1.1, whole genome shotgun sequence.
AGCTGCCACGCCCTCCACAGATGCCCTTGGGCCTTGGGGAGAACTCAAGACACTACAAGCCTGGCCCCAACAGGCCCAAGCCTCCCCATACCACACAGTGGTTCTTGTTCAATACGCCCTGACCATACCACACAATACTCCCTTGACAACAGGAGTATAACCCTCATCCTATTATTTGTGCACTAGAATGCCACTTGGGGAAtggccaggacagaaaaggaagatCTGCAGATCCACGAGGGAGACACCGGCACGATGGTATAGCCCAGGACAGGCAGGCCTGCCTCGGCTCATCACACAGCAAGGAGAGCcaggagagaaaggcaggtgCTGCTAATTCCAGCTAGGATCATAGCCAGTCCACGTCTGTGGGGGTGCCAGGTGGACACGCCGGCCCCGGAACTGGAAAGTGACAATGCCACGGTAGCCAGCCCTGGGGACACCAGACTTGAGGTCATCCATGACACCCAGGGCCTTAGCAAAGGCCTTGAAGCTATCTCTGCTCGTGTACTGTACCCGCACCTCCCCCAGTTCCTTCCGATCATTGGTCCTCACTTTCTCCACCTGTAGCTGGGGGGCACCATAGACCCGGGCAAGGAAGTCCCGGTCATAGGCCTCCTGCTGCAGGTACGACAGGTCCAACTGCGTGAAGGGTACAAACTGCTGGTTCAGCTTGATGAACTTAAGATGCTGGTCAAAGAACTGCCCATGGCTCACACCCTTGCGACCAAAGGTCATAGTTCTTGAAATTTCTGGACGAATACAAGCCCGCCCCTTCCGCTGCTCAGGTCTGCGCATCCAGTCGTCCCAGAAGGCCTTGGGCCACTTGGGCTCCAGTTCTGCCCACAGATCAGCCAACAGCAGCCATCCAAGGCCAGGAAAAAAGTCTGTTCGATAGAGCAGCTCGGGTCTGCTTGAGTCTACCATCTGCTCCTTGCCATTGTCATTCCAAGCAGACACACACCAAAGGGAGGGATCTGTTCTCAGCAGCGGGTAGGTGGCCTGGAAGTACTCAAAGAAGTCTGGGGCCACTTCCAGATCATCCTCCACTACCACAGCGGCTGGGAATTTGAACTTGTTGAAGATCTGGCCTAGTGCCCAGCGGTAGTGCCTGGCAATCTTGTAGTAACCCTGGAACTTGCGGTGGTCCGGCTGCACGGCAATGTTACTCAGGTCTGGCTGCCGGATGTGTGTGACCGCAGTGCCATAGGAAGCAATGACCTGGGCTGTCTCTTCATGCCCACAGTCCTGACTGACAATAATGGGGAAACGCTCGGCCGAGGGCCGATAGTGCAACAACTTATCCAAACAGCGCCGGACAGTGCTGCGGTCGCAGGCAATGACCAGGATGGGGATCTGCACTGGTGAGGGGGTCACAGGCACACGGGGCCAGGCTGGAGGGGCCACAGTGGGCactctccacctctgcctccacaaAGAATAATGCTCCTTGATTTGCTGCAACAGTCCCCGCTGCCGCTCCAACTCCGCCTCAGCGTCCTCAGCCAGGTGGATGACCTCACGGGTAAGGCTGGCAGGGTCATCACCAAGGGCACCGTCGGAGGGCAGCCTGCCAGGTGCTGGACGTGTCCAGAAGAAGAGGAGCAGCAGGGCATTCCAGCCCACAAAGATGATAGCACCCCAAAGCACAAGCCCTGCAGACTGCTTCTTCAGCATCCTGGCCCCCACAGGGGAGGGCAGGCGAGGGAGGGCTCAAGGCTGCCTTCGGCCTGCCCGGCTCAGTTCCCCACAGTCTAAGGGTTTATTCTTCTAGGCTGACAGTAGGAAGATGCCATGTACctaaagaggggagagagaaaaccaATTGTTACTTCAAGTTTGTATAATTCCACACAGCAGTTGAAGAGGGGGCACAGGTGAAAgactgaggaaggaagagagggtgggTGATGGCAGGATCAAGTTGACATGTTCCCTCCACCACTTCAAAATGAGCTAATGAGTCCTCAGAAAAGCAATGTGACTTTGACAAGGAGGCAGAGAATGATGTTTGGATAGagccaaaaaataataaaacaagatgGAAAAACAACTCCTGGTTCCTCCCACGTAGATTCCATTTCCTATCTTTCATCCAGTCTGGTTCAAAAGGAGTGAGAGGTAAGACCATGTAACCCCCATTCCTCAAGTCAAACTGCACTACaattactgatttttaaaaaatcaaatgtttTAACTGACTTAGTAAGGAACACAACTCGAGCAAACGTGCGTCTCTGTGTCGAGGTCATTGTGTTTGATACAATGACATCAGAAGCCAAGCTGGGCTGCATACAGCTCTCATGGGTACAGAGGCACTTCCCACAATACCCAAGTCATGGAATCAGCCCCGTCGGTGACAGAGTAACAGATACACAAATGTGGTTTAGATACACAATGGAGCAGTATCTGCCAGAAAGAACACAATCCTGTCAAAAGAATTGAAGGTCATCGTGTTGCAAAAGCCAAACACACGTACCATTTTCTCAGTGTGGTAACAAATAACAACTTCAAAGTGGAAGAGAGGCCAGTTATGGTGACACACCCTTttcagttccagcacttgggagggggaggaggcaaACAGGTCTCTGAGTCTAaggtcagcctagactacagagcaagttctagaacagccagggctacacagagaaaccatgtcttgaaaaacaagggtggggtgtgtgggtgtggataATAGAAAAGATCTAGATTATTAGGGAAAGAAAAGAGCCTGAGGTCTAAGAAGGGACAAGAGGAGGAATAGGGAGGGTGCGTACAACCAAGGCACGGTACATGCATCACTGTGATAGCAATATATGAACTTTAAAAGCCATGATGCCCAAAATCTTAAGACATTAAAGACTGTTGTCTGGATGGAAATAGCATGAGAAAGCCAAAGAGTACACTCAATACTTCTGCAGCATCAACCACAGATACACAATACCACACCAGGGGGAAATTTCATATAACAGAGGAAAAAgaagttaagaaagaaaaaaaactatagaaAATGAGCCAATAATGGTAACTCATAAGAAATACCTACAGTCCTTAAACATatcaaaaaaaatgttcaacttcaagCATGAGCAAAATGCACATTAAAACTATCTTGAGATGATGTTACTCATGagactggcaaaaaaaaaaaaaaaaaattaaaacctgaCTTCGTCTCTTAATGACTGAAGAACCTAAGTTCTCAATTTGGGGTTGGAGGAATCAGTTGAACTTTGGGGTGAGTGAATATAGTCATTGTCTTGGTTACAGTGATAGATTAATGGatatggagatatatatatatatatatatatatatataaataaacaaactgtaCCTTTTAAATGCAACTGTCAATTACATTCCAATAAACCTCTTCTTACAGAAAAGACACTAAGTGGCTAgacagatgactcagtagttaagagcacttgttcttgaaGAAGACCAGGGTTCAGATCCCAGGACTCACAAGGTAGCTGacaaccatctacaactccagttccagaggatttggCCCTCCTAACCTTTGAAGGCATCAAGAATGCATACATACAAGTAGGCAAAATATGCATAATATAgaacaaaataaatctaaaaaaatttaaGACACGAATCATTAAGTAAAATTGGATGCAGACAGTAAGTTAAAGTATATATAGTATCTGACAGTCACTGAAGTATGTAAGAACATCCTAATTCTTGAGAAATATACAGTGAAATACTTAGAGGCAAAAAGGCTATGAAAAGATGCCCTCAAGTAGTTCAGAACAGAACTTACCATAGCTACACAGACTGAATGGAGCAAAACATTAATAAGAGGTGAACTTGAGTAATATCTATGAGACTTTGtttttccaaatagtttcttaaaaaaataaaatagggcaACGTGGAGTCCATTTCTGAGCAGCGTCATCCATTAGCACCGCCCCAGCTGCAGATGTgcagtagggaggcagaggtgagcaGGTTCACCTGGGACCCATCCAATCACATCCCTCTCCTGCCAGGATCGGACGAGAACAAGCTTGCTCTGCACTCATCCCATTCTCTGTCCTAACAAAAACCTTGAATCCCAGAGCTGCAGCCCTCGGATCTGAGTCCTGTCTTTCTAAGCCCCTGCCTGCCCCCACTATTGGTCTTCCTCTTAAAGCCAAGCACAGTTCCAGCATGCCATCTAACAGAAACTTTGGGCCACTTGCACTGTCTCATTACACTGCTTTCTTGGGAGAGTTGAGAGATCCACCATTTGCCATTTCTCCTTCGGTGCCCTTCAGAATGTGGTCAATGTTAACAACTTTCCCTGAATTCCAATGGCCAGGATTTCAGGGTATTCCCCAACTTCCTGCTTTTTAAATAGGTGACCAAATAGGGaaaagtctttaaaacaaaaggatGGGACAAAGACAAAGAAGCAGCGTTAGGAATTATCttaaatgctgtcttctgggatAGCATAATGTTCCTGACTTGTCACTTCAGGTCTACCTGTAAGTTCTCAGATGGTGGCAAATCCTCAAGGAATCATCTACCTACCCTTCAAGTGACTTTACTTTCAAATGACTTTTCGATTCTTCTAGATGTTGAATTAGGTGCATGGCACCCACTATGGTGCAGAGCAAAGCAAGCCTGGATTGCCTGTCAGCAGGATTTTTAGCAAGTCTACAACCATTTAGAGTTGTCGGATGTCTCAAAGAAAAACCTCCCTCAGGCTCTAAGTCTCATCCTACCCTCTTCCTCAGCCCTTCTCTATGAACTCTCCAACaatacttgaattttttttttttttttttgctacgaGAAGGCACAGTTCCGCTGCTGAAGCCCTTAGCCACCTCTGCACACAGACTCACCAGGTTTCCCTGTGCCATGTTCCTACATAGTATTCAGGGCAGAATGTTCATCCATGTCTGGATGTTAGTACTGTATGAACATACAATGCCCATGAATGATGCTCTCTACTGCATATGCCATGTCTATTAAGTATGATCCTTGGCTGCCGGGGTGGACGAGAGCCTCCAGGGAACACTGCTCAGAGTCCCCTTGGGTACCATATGAAGTTTGGTACAAGATTTTAAGatactaataaataataataataataataataataataataataatgaaagccAGATACTCAAGAAGCAATGCTTGGCATCAGCCTGTGATTTCACATCTGTACAACTCAGTTTTTTCACCTCTTAAGATGGAAAGAATAATTGAATACCTCGGCAAGTTGCTTTAAGCACTGGATAAGATATTCCACAGTACCAGCTATATAACAAAGTAAATGGCAAGTTAATCTGCCTTCAGATCATAATAGTGTACCTCCCCATTACCACCCACACCAGAGAAACTGGCAAAAGATGGGGCCGGCGCCACTCGCTGCCAGACTTCAACGTCAGCTGGACCTGAAACCAACACGGGGTCTTCAGTGTGCATGCCTCACACCTGGACAGTCCCTCCACTGCCATCTCCAATCCAAAATGCACTGACAAAAAGTTTTCAAAACCCATTTGATAATAAAATCTTGCTGCACCTCATTTGGTAGCATCTGATCTACTTTGATGTGAGGCTATTGATCTTCTCCATTCCACTTGGGTGTCTATTCACATTTTGCTACAGAAATAAACATGGTGGGGCCATGGTGCACTGTTCTGATTTTATAACAGAGTATATACTCTAGAtgaattttttctttcagaattttatATGATGTATGAACTTTgatcacattcacacacacacacacacacacagagagagagagagagagagagagagagagagagagagagagagcgcaaatCTACCCACAACTTCCCTGTCCTCTTGTTTTGCactccaatttgtgttgcccatacaCTCATCACGGTTGTGCAGCCATTCCTGGAACATGGTGGACCTACCAGGAGCAACATTTTTTCCCTTAATTTATTCATTCGCTTTAAGATCACTTTCACAGCTCCCctctctcctcagagaaggggcaCCCCTCCCATTTCTGGGGAGCCAACCTGTCCTGCACATCAAGTTGCgtcaggactaggcacatcctttcccactgagaccagacaaggcagcccagctagggaaaGGGATCCAAGGGCAGGCAAGAGACTGAGTCAGAGAAGTACCCACTGCAGTTGTCATGGGACCCACAGAAGACCATGCTGTAcgtctgctacacatgtgcagggCCTGAGGTCCAgtccctgcatgctctttggttggtgcttcagtctctgtgagccctgtggcccaggctagttGGCTCTGGAGGTCTTCCTGTGCTGCAGGAGGCCACACCTTTATTGTCTTCTCCTGCTGAAGCCAGCAGCTGGCCACAGCTCCTGTCAGGGGTTGGGCCTCACAAACTGTTCCCACTCCATGTGAGCTTCAAACGCTAGAAATGTAAGCAGCCCTAGAAGTCTCAGAGTGATGCCAGGGTTGAAAGTTACCATTCACTGTCCATTCTTGGTTCAAACCCTCTGACCTGTTAACCGGAACTGTTTTTTATGAATATTGTTTTAACAAGCTGGAACCTCTGATGTAGTTCCCCAGCTAACCTGATCCACCTGTGGCTTCTCTCTAAACAACCTTCTGGTAGCAATAGGATCTTGAATACCTTAATATTCAAAGCCATCAGAAGCTGCCACTGCCCACAAGAAAAAGATGAAAACTTCTTAGTCTGACAGAAATTGGCTTCTCAACAGCAGACTTTCATCCCAATGCAATGAATGTCATTTCCAACCGTGAATGACGTTGGTCCCATACAATAGACTCAGAAGGCTACTTATTTCCCCTGTAACTACTTTTGTACACTGTTGTGTCTTTGCTCCAGAAATGTTACCCAGTACCCCACCCTAGAACATTCACATCCTCACAGCCTGCGACATCCCAGACACAAGCAAGCCTCCCACAACTACTCCACACTGCACTCTCTCCATGTTGTTACGGAATCCGAGACCGTACTTCCTTAGTTCTCACCTCACTCCTTAAGAACAGAGGCTCTATGTCCTCTACACCCGACTCGGGCTTGGTCAATGTGGACAGTGTGATGAGAGGTTGCGTGAAGGACCATTTGTTGTAGTAACTAAAGACTGGAGAATGGCGatacaaacaacagcaaaactgaAGAACTGCACTTTCCACAGATGACTGCCACACCTCACCTCCTGTGAGCTCTTTATTCAAAATGATGGATCGTCTTtcctggggggatggggggattcCACATTCCCTCGTTTTGATTCTGAGACCTAGGACTCCAGACAAAGTGAGACGCTGTGACTCCTATAGGTCATGCCTAAAAGACAAGACAGCTGAGTGTGATGGAgggcacctgtaatctcagcactcaggagacaggagacatACTGGAAGGTCGAGGCGAATCCAGGCTACAGACCAAGGCAGGACACCGAAGGCACTCCAGCCGACTGCCAGAATCAACCACAAAGTACGAAAGGGAACCAGCCCCGCGGGACTGCAACATGAAAGCCCACTAAGTTTGGGATGACTCATTATAGCAGTCAGCACTTGAAATCATGAGAAAATGGACGGGAATTCCTGAGATGCAGGGTGAGCGCTCTCCCGACCTGCTTCCTTCAggtccccagccccagccccagtacTGAACTTGAAGACTGCTATACTCAAACCCATTTCTTACcagtattttttttcaaataacaaaTTACTTCAAAATTGTTTGGCTTAAAACTGTAACAATCACCTATTTCCTCATCCAACATCAATAGTTGAAGAATTTAGAAAGTGGGGCACAGAGGGAAGGACCTGTCTCTGTTTTACGTTGGGACCTCGGGTTGGAAGACTCAGAAGCTAAGACCGGCCTCCTGTAGGCGCGTGTTCCATAACAAGTATGTAACGTGATGTCGGTGCTGGCTGGAACACCATCCCATGTTCCTTTCACTCGGCCCAGGCTTCCTCTGAACTCAGTGGCTGGGTTCCACAGAGGAGGAGGTGCTGCAGGACCCCACACCCAGGCCAGCTGAAGTGTCTGCTTGAGGCAACCTTGGCTCACTCTTGCTCTATTCCTAAGAGAGAAACATGaggtggagagctggctcagctgttaaaagcactcGCCGCTCTTCTACAGGACCCGGGTTCAACTCCCAGATCCTAGATGGCAGCTCATGACCCTCAGTAACTGCAGTTCAAAGGGCCTCTATACTGCTGCCCAAACATGCATGTGGgcaaagcatgcacacacacagatattgtTTACAAGAGAAATGGAAATCCTGCCAGTGAGAGAGAAGAGGACGAAGTTAAACCGCAACAGCATGTGGAAAGGGGCCACTTGAGAAACCAGTTTGCCATACTTTCCTTAGGCccggcatggtggtacatgcattTGATCacagcactccagagacagacgcaggcagatctttgtgagttgaaggccagtctggtctgcagagcaagctccaggacagccaaggctacatagaaaaactctgtctaaaataaataaatgaataaataaccaaaccaagacaaaacaaacaaaaaaagcaagcaaataacaaaataaaatatccatcaaCCCTGGACTGAGTTTTTAATACATCAGTTCTGAGATTTGCCTGTAATGTACACACTCAAAACTTGCTTTCATATTTCCAGTGTTTTTAGGACTCCTGTGAGGAAATTAGCAGGTGAACCCACACCACCAAGTACAACAACATTTGCACAACggtgaggtgaggtgagaatCAAGCCCAGTCAGTTGCCAGGTGGCTCTGGGCAAGTCCTGCCAATCTCTCTGGGGCCTACTCACATTCTAATCTGAAGGACAGCCTAAGAGCAGATTCGTTTCTAAGACTGTACACAGTGCAAGTTGCCTACTTCAgctgatgatcctcctgcctcagcctgtagAGTTCTGACCTAGCAAGCGTGCACTATCACATCTAACGCTCCTGACTCCTTGCCCCTCTCGTCAAAGGTGTTTCTTAAACAAGTAAACAGCAAATAGTCACCTTCCAAGCAGGAACAGGAAAGCAATCATTGCCTCTAGCTTTAACACCAAGTCTCGGATGGAAGAAGCAGTAATGAACTGTCCCTCCCACTTAAACAAGTACAGAGCACACAGTACCCACCACAGATAACGGCTATCTAAGTGAATTACTTTCTTGTCATACTCTGATGTACCAGGCTCCATAAtttcagaaggaaagaagagcTGAAAAGAAGGCCAAGTAGATATGCTAAATAATTCAAAGGTATGGAGGGTAAGACCTAGGAGGGCTGCAGGCTATTCACCTGGGGATAGGTCAAAGAGAAACACAATGCAGCTACAGCCCGGCAACAGACAGCCAGAGAAAGCCCTGAAGCAGTTACTTGAAAAACCACAGCTTCAGTTCCTCTTCTGTAAAAAGACAACTGAGTTTGGACTTCTCCGCCATCCTTGATGTCTGGATGAGAATCTCAATACCCTGACGTCCTAAGTAGAAAGTGAGTTTAACCTGTTGCAATGTCATGGAGTTTGAACACTGTAATAGAGCCTTCTGAGATATAGAAGCAAGGATGTAATGTTGCCATTACTGGTGATCTCCATACTAAAAAGTCAAGGACTGGTGACCGACAACGGGAAGAGCCCAGACTCAAGGACACTTCTAGCCTAAATAGTATTAAAACAGGCAGGCAATAAGGCTGGCCAACAATATTGTCAAGCATGAGAGCCATCACAGTTgcaaatgttaataaaaatgaagtttcaCCAGAAGGCCACTCTTCCAGGGAGACCGCGAATGGGTGGGCCACGGTCCCTCTGAACCACATTTTGCaagtggggtggggggctctGCACCTCTTGGGGGACCCCTGTTCCAAACATATTAGCAAGGAAGCTAGGAAAAGAGTTGTCTTGCCAAATTACATATTCCAACATTGAGTCAAATTTTCCTGAGCAAAAACCAGCCCTAGTAACTATGAAGCCTGGACGCTGGGGTGAGGCTTGCCTAAAGTCCACTTTCCACTCCAGTCCCTCCACTTCCTCAGGGCGTCCTCATCTCTCCCCTGCCTGCACCCCACGGTGCCCTCCGAGTTTCACAACAGCCCCTCCTGGAGAAGCAAGCCACCCTCCCTCCAGTAGCTGAAGGCCAGGAATCCTGTAGCTGTGCGTTAAGTTCTCACTTCCCCGCGCGGGGGAGACTGCGCGCTGCACGGCCCCGGGCGGGCCCGGCACTCTCACCGCCCCGGCTTTGGAGCACACTCGGGACTCAGACCCGACTACCCTGGCTGCGCGGCCTCCCTTTTCCGTGCTCCTTGTCCTCCTGGGACAAGCCCCAGCACTGAGGACGCTGGCGTCCCAGGCCCAGCTCACCGGATCCTCTCAACTCACCCTGCCTGGAACCAGGCTCGCCCGGGACCGGCAACACCCAGCGCTGGAGCGGCCTCTTCCAGTCTGGTTGGCCTTCCTGCTAGCCTGCAATGTGGTCCTTCCCCGGGAGGGCGGGGCGGCGCTCCCCAGCCCCTAGGCCCCTCTGTTGGTCCCCGCCCTGCCACGGGCGAGTCCGCGCTGGCCCCTCCTTCCGGGGCCTTCCTCTACTGCTGACTTCCTGATCACCGGTCAAGATCTAAACAACCGACTGGTCTTCCCAAATCCCCCAACTTCGAAAGGCAGTGGTAGCAGATATTTGTTTGGGGCCCTTTCCCTCTCAGTCGCAGCTCCTGTGTAGATGCCAGTCCCACTCACACCCTCAGCCTCGTCCAGTACAGACTTTTCCCAAGTGTCCCATGTCCAGCCCAGTGAATCTAGAGCTTCACTGACTTTGAAGGGTGCAGCACTTGGTGGTGTTAGAAACGTTTCCTCAGCAAGAGGAGCGTTCACCAACCCCAATACAGGCTACTAGACTATTGCAGACTATTAGTTTAAAAAACAGCAAGAGAGGGGGGCGGGTATGCAAGCAACAAGTATGAGGTTTCAAAAAGGAGGCTAGGGAGGAAACACCTGCTGCCCACGCTGGGGAAGGGCCAGCCGGCAGtttcaattcttttctttctttctttccttctttccttctttctttctttctttctttctttctttctttctttctttctttcttttcttccttttctctctctctctctctctctcccccctccctccctcccttcctcccccctcccttccttccttcctttctttctttctttcccctttatgGGTGGGGAAACCAAAGTTAGATCTGTACACAGAACCAAAGTCCTAAGGAGGAAAAGAACCGACCATAG
Proteins encoded in this region:
- the Mgat1 gene encoding alpha-1,3-mannosyl-glycoprotein 2-beta-N-acetylglucosaminyltransferase: MLKKQSAGLVLWGAIIFVGWNALLLLFFWTRPAPGRLPSDGALGDDPASLTREVIHLAEDAEAELERQRGLLQQIKEHYSLWRQRWRVPTVAPPAWPRVPVTPSPVQIPILVIACDRSTVRRCLDKLLHYRPSAERFPIIVSQDCGHEETAQVIASYGTAVTHIRQPDLSNIAVQPDHRKFQGYYKIARHYRWALGQIFNKFKFPAAVVVEDDLEVAPDFFEYFQATYPLLRTDPSLWCVSAWNDNGKEQMVDSSRPELLYRTDFFPGLGWLLLADLWAELEPKWPKAFWDDWMRRPEQRKGRACIRPEISRTMTFGRKGVSHGQFFDQHLKFIKLNQQFVPFTQLDLSYLQQEAYDRDFLARVYGAPQLQVEKVRTNDRKELGEVRVQYTSRDSFKAFAKALGVMDDLKSGVPRAGYRGIVTFQFRGRRVHLAPPQTWTGYDPSWN